Proteins encoded within one genomic window of Scheffersomyces stipitis CBS 6054 chromosome 3, complete sequence:
- the CDR2 gene encoding ATP dependent transporter multidrug resistance (SNQ2) (Pleiotropic drug resistance proteins (PDR1-15), ABC superfamily~go_component membrane~go_function ATP binding~go_process transport), whose product EEEPTDEQRRLELVRTVTELNSQSVLDRLETLSRQLSQHTTRDGKIVIDPHDFDLHKILANFVYLASNQGIRLRQSGISFKDLSVFGVDESFAVVPTVSELAKGPVGAIQAAMAKRKVPDRTILNKLNGLARPGEMILVLGRPGAGCSSFLKALSGTDFDLFKGVEGDIRYDGIDQKTMLKNFKSELIYNPELDIHFPHLTVEQTLKFAIACKTPNMRVNGVSRGQFINAMKEILATVFGLRHTYHTKVGNDFIRGVSGGERKRVSIAEALACRGSIYCWDNATRGLDASTALEYARAIRTSTNLLKTTAFVTIYQAGEQIYETFDKVTVLYKGRQVYFGPILEAKAYFENMGWQCPARQSTAEFLTAITDPLGRTAKPGYEDKVPSTAEDFERYWLNSPEYKKMIDEIEDYNNEVNSDETQTKYYESINQEKMKYARPQSKFTISFVEQLRLTTLRGFQRIWGDKAYTVTLIGAGVSQGLVAGSLYYNTPETVSGAFSRGGVVFFGVLYVSLMGLAEVSASFANRPILMKHKNYSMYHPAADAVGSFITSIPVAFLVSFFFLIILYFLSNLAREAGKFFTALLFVFLLQLTMSALFQAVASLNKTISSANAFAGVLVLASLMYSSYMIQRPSMHPWFKWISYINPVLYAFEAVVATEFHGRHMLCDGQYLVPSGPGFENLSPGEQACSFKGSVLGQTWVLGDEYLKTAYTYSFSHVWRNFGIMIAFLIFFVTVTALGTEFVRPITGGGDRLLFLKGKVPDHIVLPQDRSASPDDEEGLSGKYDNELGSETTAEKHAKNNVFEDLKSKDIFVWKNVDYVIPYDGKERKLLDDVSGYCIPGTLTALMGESGAGKTTLLNTLAQRIDMGVVTGDMLVNGKPLDLSFSRRTGYVQQQDIHVAEVTVRESLRFSARLRRSNDISDAEKLEYVEKIIHVLNMEDYADALVGKSGSGLNVEQRKKLSIGVELVAKPSLLLFLDEPTSGLDSQSAWAIIKLLRDLANAGQSILCTIHQPSATLFEEFDRLLLLRKGGQTVYFGDIGDQSRVILDYFERNGARKCGSQENPAEYILEAIGAGATASTEYNWFDVWSGSAEKKETDKVRDQLISDLASKPNDESGYTARELNQMKNQYATPYWYQFWYVLERNALTFWRDPEYIASKVFLMTMCGLFIGFTFFGLKHTMTGAQNGMFCSFLAVVVSAPVINQIQEKAIKGRDLFEGREKLSNTYHWSLIMICQVIVEMPYLVFGATLMFVSLYFPTQADTSGPHAGVFYLAQGIFLQSFVVTFACLVLYVAPDLETAAVLVSFLYTFIVAFSGVVQPVHLMPGFWTFMHKVSPYTYFIQNLVASFLHGRPIHCSENELALFNPPEGQTCQEFAGSFVAASGGYLDNPNATTQCGFCSFSNADQYLLTIGAKYSYVWRNVGFFCVYFIFNIALVLFLYYSFRYKRFNPFAIFKKK is encoded by the coding sequence gaagaagaacccaCTGATgaacaaagaagattggaATTGGTCAGAACTGTCACCGAACTTAACTCCCAGAGTGTGTTAGACCGTTTAGAAACTTTATCCAGACAATTGTCGCAACACACTACCAGAGATGGTAAGATTGTCATTGACCCCCACGATTTCGACTTGCACAAGATTTTGGCAAACTTCGTCTATCTTGCCTCAAACCAGGGTATCAGATTGAGACAGTCCGGGATTTCCTTCAAAGACTTGTCCGTTTTTGGTGTAGATGAATCCTTTGCTGTTGTCCCAACTGTGTCTGAATTGGCCAAAGGTCCAGTAGGTGCAATCCAGGCTGCAATGGCCAAAAGAAAGGTCCCCGACAGAACTATTCTTAACAAACTCAATGGTTTGGCCAGGCCGGGTGAAATGATTTTAGTGTTGGGTAGACCAGGAGCTGGTTGTTCATCATTCTTGAAGGCTTTGAGTGGAACCGATTTTGACTTGTTTAAAGGTGTGGAAGGAGACATCAGGTACGACGGTATAGACCAAAAGacgatgttgaagaacttcaagagtGAGTTGATCTATAACCCGGAATTGGATATTCATTTCCCTCACTTAACTGTGGAACAAACTTTGAAGTTTGCTATTGCTTGTAAAACTCCCAACATGAGAGTTAACGGAGTTTCTCGTGGCCAGTTCATCAATGCCATGAAGGAAATTTTAGCTACTGTATTCGGATTGAGACACACCTATCACACTAAAGTCGGTAATGATTTCATAAGAGGTGTCTCTGGTggtgaaagaaagagagttTCTATCGCAGAAGCCTTGGCATGCAGAGGTTCCATTTACTGTTGGGATAATGCCACTAGAGGTTTGGATGCCTCAACTGCCTTGGAGTACGCCAGAGCCATCAGAACATCCActaatttgttgaaaactACAGCATTTGTAACTATTTACCAGGCTGGTGAACAGATTTACGAAACATTTGACAAAGTCACTGTTTTGTATAAGGGAAGACAAGTCTATTTCGGACCAATCTTGGAAGCCAAGGCTTACTTCGAGAACATGGGATGGCAATGCCCTGCCAGACAGTCTACAGCAGAGTTCTTGACTGCTATCACCGATCCTTTAGGTAGAACCGCAAAGCCAGGATATGAAGACAAGGTACCTTCTACAGCTGAAGACTTCGAACGTTACTGGTTGAACTCACCAGagtacaagaagatgattgACGAGATTGAAGACTACAACAATGAAGTCAATAGTGACGAAACCCAAACTAAGTACTACGAATCGATCAACCAGGAAAAGATGAAGTACGCCAGACCACAATCCAAATTTACCATCAGTTTTGTCGAGCAATTACGATTAACTACTCTCAGAGGTTTCCAAAGAATCTGGGGAGACAAAGCTTATACGGTGACGTTGATTGGGGCTGGTGTCTCACAAGGTTTGGTTGCTGGTTCACTTTATTACAACACACCTGAAACTGTTAGTGGTGCATTTTCCCGTGGTGGTGTAGTTTTCTTCGGGGTTTTGTATGTTTCGTTGATGGGTTTAGCAGAAGTTTCTGCATCGTTTGCTAACAGACCAATCTTGATGAAACACAAGAATTATTCTATGTATCATCCTGCCGCCGATGCTGTGGGAAGTTTCATTACGTCTATTCCTGTTGCTTTCTTGGTATcgtttttcttcttgattatTCTTTActtcttgtccaacttggccaGAGAAGCAGGTAAGTTCTTCACGGCTCTTTTGTTTGTGTTTTTATTGCAGTTGACTATGTCGGCTTTGTTCCAGGCTGTTGCTTCGTTGAATAAGACCATTTCGAGTGCTAATGCCTTTGCGggtgttcttgttcttgctTCGCTTATGTACTCGTCTTACATGATCCAAAGACCTTCAATGCACCCTTGGTTCAAGTGGATTTCCTATATCAACCCCGTGTTATATGCTTTTGAAGCAGTTGTTGCTACTGAATTCCATGGACGTCATATGTTGTGTGATGGACAGTATTTAGTTCCTAGTGGTCCTGGCTTTGAGAACTTGTCTCCTGGTGAACAGGCTTGTTCATTCAAAGGGTCCGTTTTGGGTCAGACTTGGGTTTTAGGTGACGAATACTTGAAGACAGCTTATACTTACAGCTTCAGTCATGTCTGGAGAAATTTTGGAATCATGATTGccttcttgattttcttcgttACTGTCACTGCTTTAGGTACTGAATTTGTAAGACCCATTACTGGTGGCGGTGACAGATTATTATTCTTAAAGGGTAAGGTGCCAGATCACATTGTTTTGCCTCAGGATAGATCTGCTTCGccagacgatgaagaaggtcTCTCTGGCAAGTACGACAACGAACTCGGTAGTGAAACTACTGCCGAGAAGCATGCTAAGAACAATGtatttgaagacttgaaatcGAAAGATATCTTCGTTTGGAAGAACGTTGACTATGTGATTCCGTACGACGGTAAGGAGCGTAAGTTGTTAGACGATGTGTCCGGATATTGTATTCCTGGCACTTTGACGGCTTTGATGGGTGAATCTGGTGCCGGTAAGACCACCTTGTTGAACACGTTGGCTCAACGTATCGATATGGGTGTTGTTACTGGTGACATGCTTGTCAACGGAAAACCTTTGGATTTGTCATTCAGTCGTCGTACTGGGTATGTGCAACAACAGGATATCCATGTCGCGGAAGTTACTGTGAGAGAATCGTTGAGATTCTCAGCCCGTTTGAGAAGATCCAACGATATAAGCGACGCTGAGAAGTTGGAGTATGTTGAAAAGATTATCCACGTTTTGAATATGGAAGACTACGCTGATGCTTTGGTAGGTAAGTCAGGTTCTGGTTTGAACGttgaacaaagaaagaagttgtctATTGGTGTTGAATTGGTTGCAAAGCCTTCCttattgttgttcttggatGAGCCTACTTCTGGTTTGGATTCTCAATCTGCTTGGGCTATCATAAAGTTGTTGCGTGATTTGGCCAACGCTGGTCAATCCATCTTGTGTACCATCCATCAACCTTCTGCTACTTTGTTTGAGGAATTCGACagattgttgttgttaAGAAAGGGTGGTCAGACTGTCTACTTTGGTGACATTGGTGATCAGTCTAGAGTTATTTTGGACTACTTCGAACGTAACGGTGCTAGAAAATGTGGATCTCAAGAAAACCCTGCTGAATATATCTTGGAAGCTATCGGTGCCGGTGCTACTGCCTCCACGGAGTACAACTGGTTTGATGTTTGGTCTGGCTCTgcagagaagaaagaaaccgATAAGGTTCGTGACCAATTGATATCTGATTTGGCTTCCAAGCCAAATGACGAATCAGGCTACACTGCAAGAGAATTGAACCAAATGAAGAACCAGTATGCTACTCCTTACTGGTACCAGTTTTGGTatgttcttgaaagaaatgcTTTGACGTTCTGGAGAGATCCTGAGTACATTGCTTCTAAGgtcttcttgatgactATGTGTGGTTTGTTTATTGGGTTCACTTTCTTTGGCTTGAAGCACACGATGACCGGAGCCCAAAATGGTATGTTCTGTTCTTTCTTAGCTGTCGTTGTATCTGCTCCTGTTATCAACCAGATTCAAGAAAAGGCAATCAAGGGACGTGACTTGTTCGAAGGTAGAGAAAAGTTGTCTAACACTTACCACTGGTCATTGATTATGATTTGTCAGGTAATTGTTGAAATGCCTTACTTGGTATTTGGTGCTACTCTTATGTTCGTCTCTCTTTACTTCCCCACCCAAGCTGATACCTCCGGTCCTCATGCTGGTGTCTTCTACTTGGCACAAGGtatctttttgcaatcgtttGTTGTCACATTTGCCTGTTTGGTTCTTTACGTGGCACCAGATTTAGAAACTGCTGCGGTCTTGGTTTCTTTCCTTTACACCTTTATCGTCGCATTCAGTGGTGTTGTGCAGCCGGTGCATTTGATGCCCGGTTTCTGGACCTTTATGCACAAGGTCTCTCCCTACACCTATTTCATTCAAAACTTGGTTGCTTCCTTCTTGCACGGCCGTCCTATTCACTGTAGTGAAAATGAGCTTGCTCTCTTCAACCCACCGGAAGGCCAAACCTGTCAAGAGTTTGCTGGTAGCTTTGTTGCAGCCAGTGGTGGATACTTGGACAATCCAAATGCTACAACTCAATGTGGTTTCTGCTCCTTCAGCAATGCGGACCAGTACTTGTTGACTATTGGAGCCAAGTATTCCTACGTGTGGAGAAACGttggtttcttctgtgTGTACTTCATCTTTAACATCGCTCTCGTGTTGTTCCTTTACTACAGTTTCAGATACAAGAGATTCAACCCATTTGCTATCTTTAAGAAGAAGTGA
- a CDS encoding predicted protein has translation MTTMSTATTPTMSPNHLITSPNITLNSSNSNNISYSSCLATNTISHAGSSNIGGHSQNSSGSQSQSQQPSSSSASSGRTPSDRSDRKLAVPKSLTSHSSPSSSSCSSSSYSSSSTKSSPLTQHIDPFLAQYLKSPTINSTFTNHRLFFQALNRERKIKSMDIYSKYLTFKHTKNPYKNAQTYQQYIQRNDPPKIRIKSSPLISQKYQNYHHHHHEHNQKTQTLKKLPSPMITLEKTLSPSPKRKFPEPVPQVQVVKKFLPPQFMDCPTDDLINLISRMLSSLISLNDKSVPESISHPKPSSAASTNSLLTRYHSRTPPSISTHTYLTRLSQYNNFNPATLLTTIYYIDLLSHQYQPFFTLNSWTVHRFLLVATMLSQKSMEDFFYTNDHYAKVGGVAVGELNCLELDFLNRVDWRCIPGKQHLQGQGQEKEHQYCSIRYAKDVLDLYYIQLIELMGRHTVNSDPLSKHIHYLPQSKNENSSKNADGIEIEQEEEQNEEDMDEEEDDEEDDDDDDDDDDDDDDDEDEVNSSSQAVEDEDEEEEESRNGLRKSPLFDSDGYSVDGTSSPHLKRKYSNE, from the coding sequence ATGACGACTATGTCCACAGCTACGACTCCCACGATGAGTCCGAACCATTTGATCACGTCTCCCAATATCACACTTAATAGTTCCAATAGCAATAATATATCATATTCGTCATGTTTAGCCACCAATACCATTTCACACGCTGGCTCTTCCAATATCGGTGGCCATTCACAAAATCTGTCTGGCTCCCAGTCGCAGAGCCAACAACCCTCTTCAAGCCTGGCATCTTCTGGACGTACACCATCTGATCGTTCAGACCGTAAACTTGCCGTTCCCAAAAGTTTGACATCACATTcatctccttcttcatcgtcttgTTCATCATCCTCatattcatcttcttctactaaGAGTAGTCCCTTGACTCAACACATTGATCCATTTCTTGCCCAGTACCTCAAGTCACCTACCATTAATTCTACTTTCACCAACCACCGCCTTTTTTTCCAGGCGCTCAATAGAGAACGGAAAATCAAGCTGATGGACATCTACCTGAAGTACTTGACGTTCAAACACACTAAGAACCCATACAAGAACGCCCAGACATACCAACAGTACATCCAGAGAAATGACCCACCCAAAATCAGGATCAAGTCGTCGCCCTTGATATCtcaaaaatatcaaaattATCATCACCATCACCATGAGCATAACCAGAAAACCcagactttgaagaagttacCTTCCCCTATGATTACTCTTGAGAAAACGTTGCTGCCTTCTCCCAAGAGAAAATTTCCAGAACCAGTGCCtcaagtccaagtagtCAAGAAATTCCTTCCCCCACAGTTCATGGACTGTCCTACGGACGACTTAATAAACTTGATTTCGCGAATGTTGCTGTCCCTCATATCGTTGAATGATAAGTCTGTGCCCGAGTCGATATCTCACCCAAAGCcatcttcagcagcttcgACGAACAGCTTATTGACAAGATACCATTCGCGTACACCTCCTAGCATTTCTACCCATACATACTTGACAAGATTGAGTCAGTATAACAACTTCAACCCAGCAACGTTGCTCACAACCATCTATTACATCGACTTGTTGAGTCACCAATACCAGCCATTTTTCACGTTGAACTCGTGGACGGTACatcgttttcttcttgtagctACTATGTTGTCGCAAAAGTCCATGGaagacttcttctacacAAATGACCACTATGCCAAAGTTGGAGGTGTGGCTGTAGGCGAATTAAATTGTTTAGAGTTAGATTTCTTGAACCGCGTGGACTGGAGGTGTATTCCAGGAAAACAGCATTTGCAGGGTCAAGgtcaagaaaaagaacaCCAATACTGCAGTATCAGATACGCGAAGGACGTCTTAGATCTCTACTACATCCAGTTGATCGAATTGATGGGTAGACACACCGTAAACAGCGATCCGTTATCGAAGCATATTCATTACTTGCCTCAGAGTAAAAACGAAAATTCCTCTAAAAATGCCGACGgtattgaaattgaacagGAGGAAGAACAgaacgaagaagatatggacgaggaagaagatgatgaagaagatgatgacgacgacgacgacgatgacgatgacgatgacgatgatgagGACGAAGTCAATTCAAGCAGCCAGGCtgtagaagatgaagacgaagaagaagaggaaagcAGAAACGGACTCAGGAAGAGTCCACTATTTGATTCAGACGGCTATAGTGTCGACGGAACTTCGTCACCACACTTGAAGAGGAAGTATTCCAACGAATAG
- a CDS encoding predicted protein encodes MKLLSLHIVAFLSSLFHPPPFELNHVNNGVCFYVEKPQTLRLSLDRSEGSLPLIIFNHKELDLVTNLPDIFTFADDYSHDYKNIKYVKVSNEKTGVSTFSLNIDKLKKPKSVYYNSRAEFPLAYKLIEPNGIYCIYVPVLNMPSGRLPNNFRVLASLETGHAMIQESLSHVRFNREKVLMLVLSVIHVFESFRWNKEKLSRAKVYYLTYFVMNIAIALLSRFLLSGIGPIYMILFVVVGVTLGRVFFFNFGFLDSKKKLQYFALWLAAYSSSVYVLTFLEPYTNTVMDVEGVTFTNLVNNILLTGHDNQTISELYYHDVFFPIAYPVGAGLLFVAILLLYSERILLKNEKRKTAIVFQRQLASSVLLYAVWFTMFVAIYYYVFYFERIYPRNVSTIFEIFDSDNVDHFNRVKEITMHLVANDLMIWQSSKYALVKGDQHYSMDEESAMAFADDKRST; translated from the coding sequence ATGaagcttctttctttgcaTATTGTAGCGTTCCTATCTTCGCTTTTCCATCCTCCACCTTTTGAGCTCAACCACGTGAATAATGGGGTCTGCTTCTACGTGGAGAAACCCCAGACTCTCAGATTGTCGTTAGATAGGCTGGAGGGTTCACTCCCATTGATCATATTCAATCACAAGGAACTTGACCTCGTGACAAATTTGCCTGATATCTTTACATTTGCAGACGACTACAGCCACGACTATAAGAACATTAAATATGTGAAGGTATCCAACGAAAAAACTGGGGTATCTACATTTTCGCTAAACATTGACAAACTCAAAAAACCGAAATCTGTCTACTACAACTCCCGAGCGGAGTTCCCATTAGCATACAAACTTATTGAACCCAATGGAATATATTGCATCTACGTACCTGTATTAAACATGCCTTCGGGCAGGTTGCCAAACAATTTCCGAGTCCTTGCTTCGCTCGAAACAGGGCATGCAATGATTCAAGAAAGCTTGTCGCATGTAAGGTTCAATCGTGAAAAGGTACTAATGTTGGTTCTTTCGGTGATCCATGTGTTTGAATCTTTCCGCTGGAACAAGGAAAAACTCTCCCGAGCCAAAGTCTACTACTTGACCTATTTCGTGATGAACATTGCAATCGCTTTGTTGAGTAGATTCCTCCTTTCGGGAATCGGCCCTATTTATATGATTCTATTTGTGGTGGTGGGCGTTACTCTTGGCAgagtattcttcttcaatttcggATTCTTAGATTCTAAGAAAAAGTTGCAATATTTTGCACTTTGGTTGGCTGCCTATCTGCTGCTGGTTTACGTGTTAACATTCCTTGAACCATACACAAACACAGTGATGGATGTTGAAGGCGTTACGTTCACCAATCTTGTAAACAATATCTTGTTGACTGGACATGATAACCAAACTATCAGTGAACTTTACTATCATGATGTTTTCTTCCCAATAGCATATCCGGTTGGAGCTGGTCTCCTATTCGTTGCTATCTTATTATTGTATTCAGAGAGGATTCTATTGAAAAacgagaaaagaaagacgGCTATAGTCTTCCAGAGGCAGTTGGCATCACTGGTATTGCTCTATGCTGTGTGGTTCACTATGTTTGTAGCCATTTACTACTACGTGTTTTACTTTGAGCGGATATACCCACGCAATGTGCTGACaatatttgaaatttttgacAGCGACAATGTAGACCACTTTAATCGGGTCAAAGAAATCACAATGCACTTAGTAGCTAACGACTTGATGATATGGCAACTGTCCAAATATGCTTTGGTGAAAGGAGATCAGCATTATTCTATGGACGAGGAGTCGGCTATGGCTTTCGCAGACGACAAACGATCAACGTAG